CAACCTATAAAATTGACAATCAAAACGATCTTGCTAATGATATATCCAAAGTCCTTGCTATGAAGGGACCGGTAGTGTGTGAAGTGATGCTCAGTCCGAGCGAAAAGATGGAACCGAAACTCTCTTCTGAAGCGAAACCGGATGGGCGAATGGTTTCTAAACCGTTGGAAGATATGTTTCCTTTCTTAGATCGAGAAATATTTAATGCCAACATGATTGTAAAGACCATCGATGAATAAGCAAACTGTTCTTATTACCGGAGCATCCAAAGGGATCGGTAAAGCAATTGCCGATTTATTAAGAGAGCAAAATATTTATGAGGTATTGATCCCTTCTCATCATGAACTTGATCTTTCAAGCAAAGAGTCTATTAAAAAGTATTGTGCACAACATCCTACTATTGATATTTTGATTAATAATGCCGGAATTAATATTCTCGGTGCGGTAGATAGCATTAGCGATGATGATATGGATACGATGCTAGGGACGAATCTAATCGGACCAATCGCTTTAATTCGAGCCGTAGTCCCATCAATGAAAGATAGTGGATCTGGGAAAATAGTTAATATCAGCTCGATTTGGGGAATACGATCAAAAGAGAATCGGACATTGTACTCCGCAACAAAATTTGCTCTTAATGGGGTAACAAAAGCACTATCGCGAGAATTAGGTGAACATAATATTTTGGTCAACTCGCTGTGCCCTGGATATGTCAATACCGAATTAACCCAAAAGAATGTTCCGCCCGAAGAACAACAAAAAATCAAAGCGACTATCCCCTTGGGACGTTTTGCTGAACCAAGTGAAATTGCAAAAACGGTAGCTTTTTTGATCTCTTCGGATAATACCTACATAACAGGACAGACGATAATCATTGATGGAGGCTTCTTGGCATGACACAACTTCAAATACACTCGAATCTCAGAGATTATACGGTCTCTTTTGAAGAGAATTTTAATTTTTTACAATCATTTAGAGAGATTGAGCATAAATGTGTCATGATTGACCGTAATG
The sequence above is drawn from the Sulfuricurvum sp. genome and encodes:
- a CDS encoding SDR family oxidoreductase: MNKQTVLITGASKGIGKAIADLLREQNIYEVLIPSHHELDLSSKESIKKYCAQHPTIDILINNAGINILGAVDSISDDDMDTMLGTNLIGPIALIRAVVPSMKDSGSGKIVNISSIWGIRSKENRTLYSATKFALNGVTKALSRELGEHNILVNSLCPGYVNTELTQKNVPPEEQQKIKATIPLGRFAEPSEIAKTVAFLISSDNTYITGQTIIIDGGFLA